A stretch of DNA from Oscillatoria sp. FACHB-1406:
CTTGGACGATGGCGCTGCTGCTGGCTGGGGTATTATTATTCTCAATCGGCGCGATCGCTAAATACGGGAATTTTCCGCATCGCTTCAATTTACCTTTCCCGGAGATGGGGCGCGATCGACAGCGGTAAAATTCTGTTCTTCCGATCGGGAAAAAAGACTACTCCTTCCGTGGCGGCTGAGATTGAAAATGTAAATCCAAATCCCGCGCCACATCATCCCAGGTTAGCTCATCTTCTTCTACGGGTTCGCTGCTTGCGGCTGTTTCCTCAGCGTCCAACACTTCAAACAAAGACTTCAACTGTTCGAGAGAATCTTCAAATGCTTCTTTGGCAGCATGGCGAGTATCTAAGGAGCGATCGTTCATAATAAGCCTATTGTCAGCGAACAGCGTTGCATTTTGCCTCTTACCAGAGATTGAAGGTTCTCGAGCCAAACGAAATCCAGCGATCGCAGTTCCGTCCTTCCCGTAGACTTCTTAGATCCTAACTCAACCCAAAAAGCAAAATATCCGGGAAATTGCCCGAACGCTTTAGCCACTGCCACAAGGAGGAGGTAAAAGACTCCTACCTCCCTCCGGTGCTTAACGCCTCAGTCCCAAGTTTGAGATAATGGATAGCTGAATCGTTCCCGCCACACGGGACAACACAAAACAGTACTGTAGAGACGACGAACAAACAATGGATTTTGATTACGACTTAGCGATTGTTGGGGCAGGTGTTGGGGGACACGGTGCGGCGCTGCACGCAGTCAAATGCGGGCTGAAAACGGCGATTATTGAAGCGGGAGATATGGGCGGAACCTGCGTCAATCGAGGCTGCATTCCCTCAAAAGCACTCCTTGCTGCTTCGGGAAGAGTACGAGAATTGAGCGATCGCAAGCATCTCAATGCAATGGGCGTTCGCGTCGATGGAGTCAGTTACGATCGCGCCGCCATCTCCAACCATGCTACCAATTTAGTCGAAAAAATTCGCGGCGATCTTACCAATAGTCTCAAACGCTTGGGCGTGGAAACGATTCGCGGCTGGGGTAAAATTGCTGGCGCGCAAAAAGTTTCAGTTCGCACCGACAGCGGCGAAAAAACAATTACCGCTCGCGAAATTATCCTCTCTACGGGTTCAATTCCTTTCGTTCCCCCCGGAATCGAACTCGACGGCAAAACCGTTTTCACCAGCGACGATGCGGTACGCCTCGATAGCGTTCCCGATTGGATTGCCATTATCGGCAGCGGTTACATCGGATTGGAATTTTCCGATGTTTACTCGGCGCTGGGCGCAGAAATCACTGTTATTGAAGCGCTCGATGTTTTAATGCCGGGATTCGACCCAGAAATTGCGAAAATGGCAGAACGAATCTTAATTTCGCCGCGCGATATCGAAACTTATACGGGTACGCTCGCTAAAAAAATTACACCCGGTTCGCCCGTCGTCATCGAACTGGCGGATATGAAAACGAAAGAAACGATAGAGGTGCTGGAAGTCGATGCTTGTTTGGTTGCAACCGGACGCATCCCCGCCACTAAGGATTTAGGACTCGAAACTGTGGGGCTGGAAACCGATCGCCGGGGCTTCATCGCCGTTAACGATAAAATGCAAGTATTGATCGATGGGAAACCCGTCCCCCATCTGTGGGCGATCGGCGATGCAACGGGCAAAATGATGCTCGCTCATGCAGCTTCCGCTCAAGGCGTTGTCGCAGTGGAAAATATGTGCGGGCGGGAAAAAGAAATCGATTATCGCAGCATTCCCGCTGCTGCTTTCACCCATCCGGAGATTGCCTACGTGGGGCTTACCGAGCCAGCCGCGCGCGAGTTAGGGCAAAACGAAGGTTTTGAGGTTAAGACGGCGAAAACTTACTTCAAGGGCAATTCTAAAGCCTTAGCCGAAGGTGAAACGGAGGGATTGGCGAAGGTTATTTATCGTCAAGATACGGGGGAATTATTGGGGGTTCATATCATGGGTTTGCACGCTTCGGATCTGATTCAAGAAGCAGCAAACGCGATCGCATCCCGTCAGCCCGTCCAAAGTCTTGCCTTTAACGTTCACACCCATCCAACGCTTTCAGAAGTTCTCGACGAAGCCTATAAAAGAACGGTTTAATAATTGACAATTGACAATTGACAATTGACAACGTAGAGGGAGCCTTGGGTGAAAGGTTCGCCTCTCTATTTTCCCCCTGTTCCTCCCCAATTTTAGGTTCCTTGTCGGCGTTGTCAGTGCTTTTCACTCTTCCCTAATTCAACAATGCAAATCCGCAGAAGACCCCCCAGTCCAGCCGTAAATCTCGATGTTGTCCGCTATCAAGTCCCGCATCCGGATGCAGAACCGCGCAATATTCTCGAGGAAATTGTTTGGTATAAAGATCGGGAAGTCGAAGTATTTCGCGATCGCGTCCCCCTCGTCGAACTTCGCAAACAAGTCGCTAGCGCCGCACCGCCTTTAGATTTTGTCGCCGCACTGCGGAATTCAACCCTAAAACCCGCCCTCATTGCTGAGGTCAAAAAAGCATCGCCGAGTAAGGGAATTATTCGAGAAAACTTCGATCCCGTTGCGATCGCGCGTTCCTATGCTTCCGCTGGAGCGAGTTGTCTTTCCGTCCTCACCGATCGCAAATTCTTTCAAGGCAGTTTTGAAAATCTCGCCTTAGTTCGTTCGGCGGTTGAAATTCCGATTTTGTGTAAGGAATTTATTATTTCTCCGTATCAAATTTATCTGGCTCGGGCGCGCGGTGCGGATGCCATCCTATTGATTGCAGCAATTCTCGACGATCGCGACTTGGGTTACTTTCTCAAGATTGCTCGCAGTTTGGGGATGAGCGTCTTAATTGAAGTTCATAGTTTAGCCGAACTCGATCGCATTTTAGCCTTAGAAAATGTTACCTTAGTAGGAATAAACAATCGTAACTTAGAAGATTTTTCTGTCGATTTAGCAACGACTTGCGAATTGATGGAAAAACGACGCGATCGACTTCAGGCTTTAAGGATTTCGGTCGTTAGCGAATCCGGACTCCATACCCCAGACGACTTGCAACAGGTCAGTGCGGCAGGAGCAACCGCCGTTTTAATCGGCGAGTCTCTCGTTAAACAGCCCGATCCCGGCAGCGCGATCGCTGCTTTGTATGCCGAGCCTGTGACCTAAATCGCTGCCATAATGTTAACTTTTTGTTAAACTCAGTTTCCCTTCTCTCGTTCGAGCGATCGCCATTTCATGGAGCCAATCCCCCTCCCCTCCCATATTCATTACGAACTGCTTCTACAACTGCTAGAAAGGCAAACGTTATTTGCAGCCAATCAAAATCCGGTTCTGCGAGAACAAGTGCGGCAAACGATTGCGACGCTGAGAAAAGCACTCGCCCAACAAAAACAACTTGAAACCGCCTGCACGCACTTAAATATGCCTTACGAGTATCGTTGGTCTCTCAACGAACCCCCAGTTCAGTCTAGTGTTGTTCCGAACGGACTGCCGAAACTCCCTAAATCTTCTTAGAAGGAATTTGAAGATACAAAAAAACGAACAAATAGAATAGGATGAGAGTTTGCAAACGTTTCGGTTCGGCAGGCAGCAAGATAGTTCCTCACCTCGAAGGGGCGATTTGCAGTTGACTGACTGAATGCGCATCGCGAAGCCGATCCCTGCGGGATCGCCTCGATATTGTAAAGGGAGAAAAGTGGAAGTTATGGATGGCAAGCAGATGTTAATGATTCCGGGGCCAACGCCGGTTCCCGAGCGGGTACTGTTAGCAATGGCGCAACATCCCATCGGCCATCGCACCTCGGAATACAGCAAAATTCAAGCAGAAGTTACTGAAAACCTCAATTGGCTCCACCAAACGCAGCATAACGTTCAAATGCTCGTGAGTAGCGGTACGGGAGCGATGGAAGCGGGGATTATCAACGTTTTGAGCGCGGGCGATCGCGTTGTATGCTGCTCGAATGGGAAATTTGGCGATCGCTGGGTGAAAGTGTGCCAAGCTTACGGCTTAAACGTGGAAATCGTGACCGCAGAATGGGGCAAACCCCTCGACACCGAGCAAATTCGCGAAAAACTAGAAAGCGATTCCGAAAAAACGATTAAAGCCGTCATTCTCACCCACTCCGAAACCTCCACCGGCGCGCTCAACGACCTCGAAACCATCAACAAGCACGTCAAAGCCCACGGCGAAGCTTTAATTATCGTCGATGCCGTCACCAGTTTAGGCGCTTACAACATCCCCATCGATGACTGGGGACTCGATATCGTCGCTTCTGGGTCGCAAAAAGGTTACATGATTCCGCCCGGATTGGGATTTGTAGCCGTCGGCCCTAAAGCATGGGAAGCTTACAAAACGGCGACCTTACCGCGTTTTTACCTCGATTTGGGTAAATATCGCAAAGCAACCGCTGACAATAGTTCTCCCTTCACCCCGCCCGTCAATCTCGTATTCGGGCTGTGCGAAGCCCTGCGGATGATGAAAGCAGAAGGGTTAGAAAGCATTTTTGCACGTCACCAGCGCTTAACAACGGCAACCCGCGCAGCCGTTAAAGCCTTGGGTTTACAGCCCTTTGCCCCCGACGAAGCGGCGAGTACGGCAGTAACAGCCGTGTTAGGCGGCGATGCGGATGCTGAGAAAATTCGTTCGCTGCTGAAAAAACGCTTTGATATTGCCCTCGCTGGCGGACAAGACCATCTCAAAGGTCAGATTTTCCGCATCGGTCATTTAGGGTTTGTTGGCGATCGCGATATCCTTGCTGCAATTGGCGCTCTTGAAGCGGTTTTAGTCGAATTGGGAAGCGCGGGCGCAGCAACGGGCGCAGGCATTACGGCGGCGGCTAAAGTCTTCGCCGGACAAGCGTAACGAGTAGCGAGAAAGTGAGTTAACCGTTCAAACCACAATTCGTCTATTTTGTCAAGATCTAATTTTGTAGGGACGTTCAATTGAACGTCCCTACATTAAAACTTGGGGTAGGGGGCGCAACGCCAGAGATGCAGCGCGATCGGTCTAATTGAGGGGGAATGGTGAATTTTCTTATTTTAGAATGCCCAGCGCAGGAAAGCTGCCGACGCGATCGCCGCAACCAGCAACACAAATACTAAAACCCGTCCCAAACGCGCTTGCACGTGAATCGAAAATCGATCCCAAGACGCACCTAACGTATAATGACCGAGCAGGAGATCGAACAATCCCGAAAGTCCCATCCACAGACAACCCAGGATGAACACGATCCCCAGACCTCGAATTGTACCGCTCTGAGAAACCGGCGACGACATTAAGCTTGAAATCGAACTTAAGTACCTCATGGCTTTTCATCTCCCAATATTTTCTCCGAACGTCGTGCGTCGAATCTAACGAAGCTAGCGTTTTTCCCCAACAACCAAGGTCTACTGGAGCGTGCTAAGAATTGAGTCCGTAAGGCGATCGGAGTTCGCCAACACCTTCTTCAATTGTCAATTATCAATTGTCAATTATCCATTATGACCCTACCTTACCGAATTTTTGGGAGGTCGGCAATTACGATTTATTGCATCCCCCTAACTCGTGGCAACTGGAGAACGCTTGGCTTCTTCTTGCGAAGTCGTCTCCTCTAACGACGGGCGCAAGCAGAGATAAAGTAGTGGACCGAATAAAGGAACGAGACAAACCAGCCAGAAAACCCAAGCTTTTTTGAAATTGCGACGCGCCAAATCATCTCCTAATAAAGTCGGAAATAACACGCACAGCAAGCAAAAATCCAGACTCATAACATGAATAAAACGGCTTGTTTTCCACTGCTGCACGAAGTCCGTCCAATTGCCTTGGCTCAAACCGAACGCGACTAACCCAACAGCAGCAATAGTCAATAAAACGCCGAGCAAACGCGAGTCAAAAGCACTAATCGCTTTATCTTTTTTTCCAACGAAAGTTGGGTTAGGTTCGCGCAAAGCCAGATAAGGAAGGAGAGCAAAAGCGCCCAACGCAAAAGAGCCAATTACGAAAGGAAAAGCACGGATTTTTTGCCCTCTACCATCAGCAAAAAGGAGGCAACTATAAGCGAGCGGCCAAACGCCCATAAGGTTGAACAACGCTACAATAAGAGGATTAATCCCTCCAATATCCCCAACCGAGAGACGTTTAATGAGATCGAGAGTATCGGGGCTATCAGGAGGGGCAAATAAGAAAGCGTAAACGACAAATCCAAGCCAAAGCAGACCCAAACCAATTTTTACCAGCATAAATCTTTTAACAATCCGGAGTATGTCCTTAAATTATTATTCACTAAATTACTAAATTGATGCGAGTTGTTATCAAAGATGATATTCTAATCGTTTGTAAAGAAGACCTGCCGACGTACAAAAAAGGCGGCTCGATCGTTCGCAATAGTTACTTCTGGGCGTTGAAATCAATTTCTTGTTACGCCCCGAAAGGAAACGATTGGGAATTCGATCGCGAAGTTTGGGTTGCCCTATCGAGAATGCTGCTCTCATTTGCTCAGTCTGGCTATCTGGGCGAACGCGAAACTTCCCTCGAATTTCCCGACGATCTGCCCATTCCCGATGTTTTGCGCTCGGTTGCCAGTTACTTTTAAAGGAGGAAGGAAGAGAAACTATGAATTGAAGCAACCCAGCCTCCTTTTATCTTCGTTATCTACCCTCGATTAACGCTCTTCTCTTCGTTACCAATTATCCATTGTCGAATGGCACTAACTTAAGGCTGGTGGGCGCTGCCCACCCTACGAAATTATCTGTAGAGACGTTGCAAGTCAACGTCTCTACGGGCGATTTTTCAACTCTTATTTCAGTGCCATTCATCCATTGTCCATTATCAATTACCCCCTCTTCGTTATCAATTATGAATTTAAATCCTGCTGTTTACATTATCGGTGCGGGCCCAGGAGATCCGGAACTGCTCACGCTTAAAGCGTACAAAATTTTGACGAAAGCTGATGTTATTTTGTATGCAAATTCTTTAGTTCCCCAACAAATTTTGCAAGATGTTCGCGACGATGCCGAATTGATTCCGACGGGGAATAAAGTATTAGAAGAAATTGTCGAAATCGCGATCGCGCGCGTCAAAGCTGGGAAATCCGTTGTCCGCCTGCATTCCGGGGATTTGAGTTTATATAGCGCGATCGGCGAACAAATACAAGCCTTTGCCGCCGCCGATATCCCCTATCAACTGATTCCCGGATTGAGCGCCTACCAAGATGCCGCCGCCAAACTTGGTATCGAACTTACCGTTCCCGAACTCGTCCAAACCATTATCCTCACTCGCACTTCCGGACAAGCATCCCCCGTCCCCGAACGCGAAGAACTTGCCACTCTCGCCGCTCACCAAGCTAGTCTTTGCCTTTACCTCAGCGCCCGCCACGTCGAAAGCGCTCGCGAGAAACTGCTGCAACATTACCCCGCTGATACCCCCGTCGCCGTTTGCTATCGCCTCGGTTGGCCGGATGAAGAAATTTGGGTCGTTCCCCTTGACAAAATGGCCGCCATTACTCTTGAAAAAAACTTGATTCGGACGACTTTGTATGTTATTAGTCCTGCTTTGAAAGAGTTGGAAGGCGCGCGATCGCAAAGCGATCGAGGAACGAGATCGCGGCTTTATCATCCCGACCATTCCCATATTTTCCGCCCTCGCAAAAATGTTTAAGATTGATTATCTCGAATTGCCATTGATAAAATTCCTAAAATATTGCGAATATCCTTAATGTAATACTCGCTCAAATCGATATAAACTTGGTTATTCTCTAACTTCATGAATTGCCAAATCGTGCCAATCGTTGTTGCCCCGTAAATCGATTTAATTCTATTGCCCTGCTGTTCGTTAAAAATTTGCGCGGCTACCATTTCCGCCAAACATTGCGCCAAACCTAACTTAAGATTTTCATTTTTCGTTTCCACCAATATCACCACGGGCGCGCGTAGAAAAAGCTGTTCTTTCGATAAACTCAAAATAAAATCGCAGAAGCCATTCAAGCCGCGCGCGCTATCTACATTAAATTCAATGCCCGAAAATAAGCCAATTTCGCTGTTAAACTTGCGTCTGACTGCTAGTAATATCGGAGAGATTATCATTTCGGAGCGTGCTTTCTCCGTATTAATGGCTACTGTAAGGTCGGTGTTTTCTTGAAGGATTGTTTCAAGCAAACTATCGCAATCTTCTTTAGGAACATCTGCAAACAATCCCGATACTTCATGAAGCGTCAATCCGAAAGTTTGAATGACTTCACCGAGTTTAAAATCGCTGTATGCCATTTTACATACCTAGCTTAAAAATTAATGTCCTCAACTTTAAGCTTAAACTCTAATACCAATTTAAGATTGCGTTGCCTAAAATCAACTTTCCAAAATTCTCAGGATAACGGTGCGTTACGCTTCGCTAACACACCCTACATTTCATTCTATAGCAATCCCAAATAGGTTGTGGCAATTTCAAAATTTATCATCCTTACGGGGCGTGGGTTGTAGGCTCGCCACTTATCGCAACCAAAATGGGATTGCTATATAACAAAAAAAGGTGCATTACTGCACCTTGAAATATGTCGATTAAAAGTTGGAGAGCGAACCAAGCTTAGAACCTAATTTTTTAAGCTATACCGCCCAAACGTCGCCGGTTTCGTCATTAATGGGTTGAGATTTTGCTTCAGCAGCCGGTTCGGTAACTTCGACTTCTTGAGGCTGGGGCTGCGATTCAACAACAGCTTCGGGAAGTTCGGTTTCCGGTAATTGGGGTTGCGATTCTGCTGTTGCTGGGGTTAGTTCAACTTTAACGGCTCGATTCGCGATCGCGCTTGCTTTCGGTAGCGTTAAAGTGAGGACACCATTACTAAAATCAGCGCTAACTTGCGTATTATCGATCGCAAAAGGAAGCCGGATAACTCGTTCGAGTTTACCATAACGAAACTCGCTGTGCAGGACGCGATCGCTCTCGATTCTGCGTTCGTTGCGATACTCTCCCGAAATTGCCACCGCTTGGCGTGCCACGTGAATATCTAAATCTTTAGCGTCCATCCCCGGAATCGCAGCGCGTAAAATCAGTTCGTTCCCCCGATTTTCCAGTTCCACTGCCGGTTTGCGAACGATAGTTTGAGGTAGTCTGGGTTGGGGAACGTAGCGGCGAACAGTAGAAGCACTTCGAGTCGGTTGCAGGCGAACTAATAACATTATATAAACCCTCCGATTGCCTTTTCTTGTAATGTTTCGTTTAACCTTGCTTACACTTCTTATGATGCCAAGCGCTCTCAGTTCGGGACAGTCGGGAAAACCGCAATTCGGGATGCGGTTTACACGATTTGAGTTCGGGTCTTGCTTTTATCGCGCTTGGGTACACCGTAAAGTATCGATATAACCTCGATAAAAAGTCCTCAGATTGCCAAGGTTTACGCAACAAACCCATCGATTCTCTTCTCGCTAATAACTCAAGTCCTCTTTATAGGACTGAGAAATTCAGATGTATCCAACCCGTTTCAACGGGTTTCAGCTATTAGACAGGAACTTGAGTTCCTGGCGGGCTAAGTGTTTCACTTTTGGTGCAAGCGGTAACAACTCAATCTTTGGAGGTGTTTGAATCCGCGCTTTTGGAAGTCGTTGAGACTGTCGAGACGGAAACCGAGCAGTCCGAGGTGGAAAAAAGACTTCAAGAAGGGCAGAGAAAGCAAAGACAAGAAGATATTCTTCGCATCTTGGAAGTTCGCTTTAATGAGGTTCCGAGGCAATTGCGGGAACGAATTGGTGCAATTGAGGATTTAGAGGTTTTAGGAACGCTTCTGATTCAAGCGGTAACGGCTCAATCTTTAGACGTGTTTGAGTCGATATTCTACAATTGAGAAACCGAGTTGCTAAAAATTGATGGAAACTGTCGAGCAAGGGATGGTAAACCGCGATCGCGATTGATATAGCATTTTTCGTTTGCGTGAGTTACACCGCATGGGCGAATGCCATTCGCCCCTACCCATCTAATTTCAATTTTTGTACCTCATCCATTTTAAAAACGCTATATAAATAAGAGAAACCGGAAGATGTAGCTTCCGAGTTAGTCTGTAGAAACGGGAGGCAGCGCTTCGACTTCGCTCAGCGCACGGGGGACGGAGGAATTGAGTAGGTTCAGTTTAAATGCGCCTTATATTAGCTCGCTCAACTCTCGTATTTGTGCCGATGTTCTTGTTTCATCTGCTGATAAATCTCATCGCTTCTAATCGCATCCCATTTGAGTTTAAAAATTCGTGCTGATTCGGCTTTAACCGGCTCGATTTCCGCGATCGGAATTAACTCCTTACTTTCTTGATCGTATTTTCGTCCCCCTGGATGATTGGCGTATCTTCGCGCCCTCGTGTAGCCCATTTGAATAAATTTTCTCGCCATATCCATACCGACGAAATCGCCTTGTTGTTTGTAATCTAAATACATTTCATAGAGTTTGCTGGACGAAATCTCGGCAATTTCGGGGGTTTTAAATCGCCAGTGCGGAAGTAACTCGCTTTTATACGGCTCGACCAGCAAAACTCCTTGCTCGCCTTTGCCAACAATATAAAGTTCTGGGCGATCGCGAAAGTTAAGGGTTTTGAAATCCAAAGAATAGTCGAATTTTTTCATAGGGGCGATTTTAAGAGAAGTGAAGTGGGTTCGGGAATGCTGCTGCGTTTGACCTTAAAGAAACGCAACTCTAGCGTACACTAGGCTCGAAGTATCGCCTACAATTGAAAAACAGAGTGACTACAAAGGGATGGAAAACTTCGATCTTGCTCGAGAAATTGCTGGCAATCCTTTAACACCGGCGGAGGAGCTAAGAGCGTTGAGTCAAAGCAAAGACGCGCTCGTGCGTGAAAAAGTGGCAGGAAATCCGAATACATCGCTCGATACTTTATGGAAATTGGCGATTGAATTTCCCGAACGAGTATTAGAAAATCCGGTTTTACCGCTGCTGTTCCTGGAAATTCTCGATCCCATCGCCCAAATTCCCAGAAAAACCCTGTTGAAACTGTTTTCTTGCGAGAATTGCGCTCTTTTCTACCAACCATTGTTAAATCCCCAGAACCGTTTCAATATGCTGAACGTAGCAAGGTACAATTGCACTCATCCGAGCATTCTGAGGAAATTAATGAGCGATCGCGGCGAAAATCGCGATCTTCGTGATGCAATTGCTGGCAACTCCAGCACTCCCGCCGAACTGCTCGTACAACTAGCCAGCGATAGCGATGTCTCGGTTCGTTGTAACGTTGCTGGGAATGCAAGCACTCCGATTCCAATTCTGCAACAGTTGGCGAAAGATGAGAGTTACAGAATTCGTGATGCAATTGCTGGCAACTCCAGCACTCCAGCCGAACTGCTCGTACAACTAGCCAGCGATAGGGATGTCTCGGTTCGTTGTAACGTTGCTGGGAATGCAAGCACTCCGATTCCAATTCTGCAACAGTTGGCGAAGGATAAGAACTACGACATTTGTCGTGCGCTCGCAAGCAACCCCAGAACTCCCGCCGATCTTCTCGCACAACTACCCAGCGAGCGCGATATCTCAGCCCGCTCGAACCTTGCTAGGAATGCAAGCACTCCGATTCCAATTCTGCAACAGTTAGCGAAAGATGAGAACCTCGAAATTCGTCAAGCGCTTGCTGGCAACTCCAGCACTCCTGCCCAGATTCTCGCACAAGTGGCTAGCGATTCTGCTTCTGCTATTATCCCCCATAATTCTCAGAGCAGGTTCTGCCTTGGAATCTGTCATTCGGTAGCCAGCAACCGAAATACTTCGGCTCTAACGTTAGAACAGTTATTTTTAATTGATGATGATGGGATAAGAAGGGCTATCGCCGGAAATCCCAATATACCCTTAGAAATCTTGCGGCAGTTAGCGAAAGATGAGAACCTCGCAATTCGTGTTGGGATTGCTGGCAACTCCAGCACTCCTGCCCAGATTCTTGCACAACTAGCTAGCGATCGCGATGTCTGGGTTCGTTGTCACGTTGCCAAAAATGTCAACACTCCAATTCCCAGTCTGCAACAGTTAGCCAAAGATGAGAACCTCGAAATTCGTCTTGCGCTTGCTGGCAACTCCAGCACTCCTGCCCAGATTCTCACACGACTAGCCAGCGATAGCGATGACTCAGTTCGTTGTGCCGTTGCCAAAAATGTCAACACTCCAATTCCCAGTCTGCAACAGTTAGCCAAAGATGAGAATCCCGTTGTTCGTTGTGCCGTTGCCAAAAATGTCAACACTCCAATTCCCAGTCTGCAACAGTTAGCCAAAGATGAGAATCCCGTTGTTCGTGATGCGGTTGCTCGCAACTCCAGCACTCCTACCCAGATTCTCGCACGACTAGCCAGCGATCGCGATGTCTCAATCCGTTGTACCATTGCCTATAAGTTCAACACTCCGATTCCAAGTCTGCAACAGTTAGCCAAAGATGAGAATCCCGTTGTTCGTTACGCCGTTGCTCGCAACTCCAGCATTCCCGCCCAAGTTTTTGCCCAACTAGCTAGCGATCGCGATGCCTCCATCCGCTGGAACATTGCCAAGAATGTCAACACTCCAATTCCAAGTCTGCAACAGTTAGCCAAAGATGAGAACCACAAAATTCGTTACGCCGTTGCTCGCAACTCCAGCATTCCCGCCCAAGTTCTCGCCCAACTAGCTAGCGATCGCGATGCCTCCATCCGTTATACCATTGCCCAGAATGTCAACACTCCAATTCCAAGTCTGCAACAGTTAGCCAAAGATGAGAACCTCGAAATTCGTTACGCCGTTGCTCGCAACTCCAGCATTCCCGCCCAAGTTCTCGCCCAACTAGCTAGCGATAGCTATGTCTCAATCCGCTGGAACGTTGCCAAGAATGTCAACACTCCGATTCCCAGTCTGCAACAGTTAGCCAAAGATGAGAACCGCAAAATTCGTTACGCCGTTGCTCGCAACTCTAGCATTCCCGCCCAAGTTCTCGCCCAACTAGCCAGCGATAGCGATGTCTTAGTCCGTCGTACCGTTGCCAAGAATGTCAGCACTCCGATTCCTAGTCTGCAACAGTTGGCCAAAGATGAGAATCCCGTTGTTCGTGATGCCGTTGCTCGCAACTCCAGCACTCCCGCCCAAGTTCTCGCCCAACTAGCCAGCGATCGCGATGTCTTAGTCCGTCGTACCATTGCTGGGAATGCAAGCACTCCGATTCCAATTCTGCAACAGTTAGCGAAAGATGAGAATCCCGTTGTTCGTGATGCCGTTGCTGTCAACTCCAGCACTCCCGCCGAACTGCTCGTACAACTAGCCAGCGATAGCGATGACTCAGTGCGTTGTACCGTTGCTCGTAATGTCAGAACTCCAGTTCCCAGTCTGCAACAGTTAGCGAAAGATGAGAATCCCGTTGTTCGTGATGCCGTTG
This window harbors:
- the lpdA gene encoding dihydrolipoyl dehydrogenase, whose product is MDFDYDLAIVGAGVGGHGAALHAVKCGLKTAIIEAGDMGGTCVNRGCIPSKALLAASGRVRELSDRKHLNAMGVRVDGVSYDRAAISNHATNLVEKIRGDLTNSLKRLGVETIRGWGKIAGAQKVSVRTDSGEKTITAREIILSTGSIPFVPPGIELDGKTVFTSDDAVRLDSVPDWIAIIGSGYIGLEFSDVYSALGAEITVIEALDVLMPGFDPEIAKMAERILISPRDIETYTGTLAKKITPGSPVVIELADMKTKETIEVLEVDACLVATGRIPATKDLGLETVGLETDRRGFIAVNDKMQVLIDGKPVPHLWAIGDATGKMMLAHAASAQGVVAVENMCGREKEIDYRSIPAAAFTHPEIAYVGLTEPAARELGQNEGFEVKTAKTYFKGNSKALAEGETEGLAKVIYRQDTGELLGVHIMGLHASDLIQEAANAIASRQPVQSLAFNVHTHPTLSEVLDEAYKRTV
- the trpC gene encoding indole-3-glycerol phosphate synthase TrpC; its protein translation is MQIRRRPPSPAVNLDVVRYQVPHPDAEPRNILEEIVWYKDREVEVFRDRVPLVELRKQVASAAPPLDFVAALRNSTLKPALIAEVKKASPSKGIIRENFDPVAIARSYASAGASCLSVLTDRKFFQGSFENLALVRSAVEIPILCKEFIISPYQIYLARARGADAILLIAAILDDRDLGYFLKIARSLGMSVLIEVHSLAELDRILALENVTLVGINNRNLEDFSVDLATTCELMEKRRDRLQALRISVVSESGLHTPDDLQQVSAAGATAVLIGESLVKQPDPGSAIAALYAEPVT
- a CDS encoding DUF5340 domain-containing protein, with the translated sequence MEPIPLPSHIHYELLLQLLERQTLFAANQNPVLREQVRQTIATLRKALAQQKQLETACTHLNMPYEYRWSLNEPPVQSSVVPNGLPKLPKSS
- a CDS encoding alanine--glyoxylate aminotransferase family protein: MDGKQMLMIPGPTPVPERVLLAMAQHPIGHRTSEYSKIQAEVTENLNWLHQTQHNVQMLVSSGTGAMEAGIINVLSAGDRVVCCSNGKFGDRWVKVCQAYGLNVEIVTAEWGKPLDTEQIREKLESDSEKTIKAVILTHSETSTGALNDLETINKHVKAHGEALIIVDAVTSLGAYNIPIDDWGLDIVASGSQKGYMIPPGLGFVAVGPKAWEAYKTATLPRFYLDLGKYRKATADNSSPFTPPVNLVFGLCEALRMMKAEGLESIFARHQRLTTATRAAVKALGLQPFAPDEAASTAVTAVLGGDADAEKIRSLLKKRFDIALAGGQDHLKGQIFRIGHLGFVGDRDILAAIGALEAVLVELGSAGAATGAGITAAAKVFAGQA
- a CDS encoding DUF2834 domain-containing protein yields the protein MLVKIGLGLLWLGFVVYAFLFAPPDSPDTLDLIKRLSVGDIGGINPLIVALFNLMGVWPLAYSCLLFADGRGQKIRAFPFVIGSFALGAFALLPYLALREPNPTFVGKKDKAISAFDSRLLGVLLTIAAVGLVAFGLSQGNWTDFVQQWKTSRFIHVMSLDFCLLCVLFPTLLGDDLARRNFKKAWVFWLVCLVPLFGPLLYLCLRPSLEETTSQEEAKRSPVATS
- the cobM gene encoding precorrin-4 C(11)-methyltransferase, producing the protein MNLNPAVYIIGAGPGDPELLTLKAYKILTKADVILYANSLVPQQILQDVRDDAELIPTGNKVLEEIVEIAIARVKAGKSVVRLHSGDLSLYSAIGEQIQAFAAADIPYQLIPGLSAYQDAAAKLGIELTVPELVQTIILTRTSGQASPVPEREELATLAAHQASLCLYLSARHVESAREKLLQHYPADTPVAVCYRLGWPDEEIWVVPLDKMAAITLEKNLIRTTLYVISPALKELEGARSQSDRGTRSRLYHPDHSHIFRPRKNV
- a CDS encoding Hsp20/alpha crystallin family protein, which gives rise to MLLVRLQPTRSASTVRRYVPQPRLPQTIVRKPAVELENRGNELILRAAIPGMDAKDLDIHVARQAVAISGEYRNERRIESDRVLHSEFRYGKLERVIRLPFAIDNTQVSADFSNGVLTLTLPKASAIANRAVKVELTPATAESQPQLPETELPEAVVESQPQPQEVEVTEPAAEAKSQPINDETGDVWAV
- a CDS encoding DUF4385 domain-containing protein; translation: MKKFDYSLDFKTLNFRDRPELYIVGKGEQGVLLVEPYKSELLPHWRFKTPEIAEISSSKLYEMYLDYKQQGDFVGMDMARKFIQMGYTRARRYANHPGGRKYDQESKELIPIAEIEPVKAESARIFKLKWDAIRSDEIYQQMKQEHRHKYES